The following proteins come from a genomic window of Gordonia westfalica:
- a CDS encoding NCS1 family nucleobase:cation symporter-1 gives MSTEPPTIQRDEATPTTSPTGVLDATDTTGVTGTVPAGLSPKLYNDDLAPTSRAGRRWSSYNIFTLWANDVHSLGNYAFAIGLFALGLGGWQILTALVLGGVFLFLLLNLSGFMGEKTGVPFPVMSRISFGIRGAQIPALIRGGVAIAWFGIQTYLASVVLRIMLVALFPGAADLDTNRFLGLSTLGWISFVSLWVIQVIIVSYGMEMIRRYEAFAGPVILVTMVALAIWMLSNADWTIAWSTPDSLTGMDMWLQIIGGASLWVAIYGTFVLNFCDFTRNAESRKAIVRGNFWGIPLNMLLFGGIVVVLAGAQFRIDGRVIESPSDIVQTVPNTFLLVLACLALLILTVAVNLMANFVAPIYALSNLFPRHLNFRRAALVTAIIGLIILPWNLYNSPAVINYFLGGLGALLGPLFGIVMADYWLVRRSRIDVPALFSEAPDAAYHYRDGVNLRAIAALVPTAAFALVMAFVPAFDVVAEFSWFIGAGLGAIVYLAVADRRGPFAEVSGEPISVASTH, from the coding sequence ATGAGCACTGAACCGCCCACGATCCAGCGCGACGAGGCAACGCCGACGACGTCTCCGACCGGCGTCCTCGACGCCACGGACACGACCGGTGTGACCGGAACCGTCCCGGCCGGGCTGAGCCCCAAGCTGTACAACGACGACCTCGCACCCACGAGTCGCGCCGGCCGCCGCTGGAGCAGCTACAACATCTTCACGCTCTGGGCCAACGACGTTCACAGCCTGGGCAACTACGCCTTCGCCATCGGTCTCTTCGCGCTCGGACTGGGCGGCTGGCAGATCCTGACGGCGCTGGTGCTCGGCGGTGTCTTCCTGTTCCTGTTGCTCAACCTCTCCGGTTTCATGGGCGAGAAGACGGGTGTGCCGTTCCCGGTCATGAGCCGCATCTCGTTCGGTATCCGCGGCGCGCAGATCCCCGCCCTCATCCGTGGCGGTGTGGCGATCGCGTGGTTCGGCATCCAGACCTACCTCGCGTCCGTCGTTCTCCGGATCATGCTGGTCGCCCTGTTCCCGGGCGCGGCCGATCTGGACACCAACCGGTTCCTCGGGCTCTCGACCCTGGGCTGGATCTCCTTCGTTTCGCTGTGGGTGATCCAGGTGATCATCGTCAGCTACGGCATGGAGATGATCCGGCGCTACGAGGCCTTCGCCGGTCCGGTCATCCTCGTCACGATGGTCGCGCTGGCCATCTGGATGCTCAGCAACGCGGACTGGACCATCGCGTGGTCGACGCCCGATTCGCTGACCGGCATGGACATGTGGCTGCAGATCATCGGCGGCGCCAGCCTGTGGGTCGCCATCTACGGCACCTTCGTCCTGAACTTCTGCGACTTCACGCGCAACGCGGAATCGCGAAAGGCGATCGTGCGCGGCAACTTCTGGGGTATCCCGCTCAACATGCTCCTGTTCGGCGGCATCGTGGTGGTCCTGGCCGGCGCGCAGTTCCGGATCGACGGCCGGGTCATCGAGTCGCCGTCGGACATCGTCCAGACCGTCCCCAACACCTTCCTGCTGGTGCTCGCGTGTCTGGCGCTGCTGATCCTCACCGTCGCGGTGAACCTGATGGCCAACTTCGTCGCGCCGATCTACGCGCTGTCCAACCTGTTCCCGCGCCACCTGAACTTCCGGCGCGCAGCGCTCGTGACCGCGATCATCGGACTGATCATCCTGCCGTGGAACCTGTACAACTCGCCCGCGGTGATCAACTACTTCCTGGGCGGGCTCGGTGCGCTGCTCGGGCCGCTGTTCGGCATCGTCATGGCCGACTACTGGCTCGTCCGCCGCTCGCGGATCGACGTGCCCGCGCTGTTCAGCGAAGCGCCGGACGCCGCGTATCACTACCGTGACGGAGTGAACCTGCGCGCGATCGCCGCCCTCGTCCCGACGGCCGCCTTCGCGCTGGTGATGGCCTTCGTCCCGGCGTTCGACGTGGTCGCCGAGTTCTCCTGGTTCATCGGTGCCGGCCTGGGTGCGATCGTGTACCTGGCGGTCGCCGACCGTCGCGGACCGTTCGCCGAGGTGTCGGGCGAGCCGATCTCCGTCGCCAGCACCCACTGA